One window of the Acidobacteriota bacterium genome contains the following:
- the mmsB gene encoding 3-hydroxyisobutyrate dehydrogenase, which produces MNIAFIGLGNMGGGMCANLVKAGHTVAAFDLNADAVKAAAAKGARASASVADAVKDAEVVVSMLPAGKHVHGVYFGADGVAAHAPKGALLIDCSTIAVTEAREAHAQADISGFIMVDAPVSGGISAAEAGTLTFMAGGTAKAFEKAEPILKNMGKNIFHAGGAGNGQAAKIANNMLLGISMIGTCEAFNLAEKLGLDAETFFKISSVSSGQCWSMTSYCPAPGPVPTSPANRDYKPGFAVAMMLKDLHLAASAAQSAGAEIRLGEMAEAIYQSLSDRGLDGLDFSGVMKDVKGEIPRN; this is translated from the coding sequence ATGAACATCGCCTTCATCGGCCTCGGCAACATGGGAGGCGGCATGTGTGCCAACCTCGTGAAAGCCGGCCACACAGTCGCCGCCTTCGACCTGAACGCAGACGCGGTCAAAGCGGCGGCCGCCAAAGGTGCGCGCGCTTCGGCGTCCGTTGCGGACGCCGTCAAGGACGCCGAAGTCGTTGTCTCCATGCTACCCGCCGGCAAGCATGTGCATGGTGTCTATTTCGGAGCGGATGGCGTCGCCGCCCACGCTCCCAAAGGCGCGTTGTTGATTGATTGCTCCACCATTGCCGTCACCGAAGCACGCGAAGCACATGCGCAGGCCGACATTTCCGGCTTCATCATGGTCGACGCGCCGGTCTCCGGAGGCATTTCTGCAGCCGAGGCCGGCACGCTCACCTTCATGGCCGGCGGCACGGCCAAGGCCTTTGAGAAGGCCGAACCGATCCTGAAGAACATGGGCAAGAATATCTTCCACGCAGGCGGCGCCGGTAACGGGCAGGCGGCCAAGATCGCCAACAACATGCTGCTCGGCATCTCGATGATCGGCACCTGCGAAGCCTTCAATCTCGCCGAAAAGCTCGGCCTCGACGCTGAAACCTTCTTCAAGATCTCGTCGGTCTCGTCGGGCCAATGCTGGTCGATGACCAGCTATTGCCCTGCGCCTGGCCCCGTTCCGACGTCTCCAGCGAACCGCGATTACAAGCCCGGATTCGCGGTCGCCATGATGCTAAAGGACCTGCACCTCGCCGCCTCCGCCGCTCAGTCTGCCGGGGCCGAAATCCGTCTCGGCGAGATGGCCGAAGCGATCTACCAGTCGTTGTCAGATCGCGGCCTCGACGGCCTCGATTTCTCCGGCGTCATGAAGGACGTGAAGGGCGAAATCCCCCGCAACTGA
- a CDS encoding CoA-acylating methylmalonate-semialdehyde dehydrogenase codes for MREVHHFIGGKPVKGQSGRFGDIHNPNTGEVQARVALATSAELDAAVAAAKAAFPAWAATNPQRRARVMFEFKRLVEANMNELAHLLSSEHGKVIADSKGDVQRGLDVVEFACGVPHLLKGEYTEGAGPGIDVFSMRQALGVCAGITPFNFPAMIPCWMAAVSIACGNTFILKPSEKDPSVPMRLAELMLEAGLPAGVLNVINGDKVAVDAILHHKDIKAVSFVGSSDIAQYVYATGAANGKRVQAMGGAKNHGIIMPDADMDQAVKDIVGAAYGSAGERCMALPVAVTVGKKTGDEFVERMLDAARGLKVGISTDADAHYGPVVSAQHKAKIESYIQMGVDEGATLKLDGRGHTLQGHENGFFVGPSLFDNVKPGMRSYQEEIFGPVLQVVRAESLEEAAALATNHQYGNGCAIFTSNGRAAREFAAQVNVGMVGINVPIPVPVAYHTFGGWKRSAFGDTNQHGPEGIKFWTKIKTVTQRWPDGDVGDQAFVIPTMG; via the coding sequence ATGCGTGAAGTGCATCATTTCATCGGCGGCAAGCCGGTCAAAGGCCAGTCAGGCCGCTTTGGCGACATCCACAACCCGAACACCGGGGAAGTTCAGGCCCGCGTCGCGCTTGCCACCTCGGCCGAGCTGGATGCCGCCGTGGCCGCGGCGAAGGCCGCATTCCCCGCCTGGGCCGCGACCAACCCGCAACGCCGGGCCCGCGTGATGTTCGAGTTCAAGCGCCTCGTGGAGGCCAACATGAACGAACTGGCACACTTGCTGTCGTCCGAGCATGGCAAGGTGATCGCCGACTCCAAGGGCGACGTGCAGCGGGGGCTCGACGTGGTCGAGTTTGCCTGCGGCGTGCCTCATCTCCTCAAGGGCGAATACACCGAAGGCGCCGGCCCCGGCATTGACGTCTTCTCGATGCGTCAGGCCCTCGGCGTCTGCGCCGGCATCACACCGTTCAACTTCCCCGCCATGATCCCGTGCTGGATGGCTGCTGTATCGATCGCCTGCGGCAACACGTTCATCCTTAAGCCGTCGGAGAAAGACCCGTCCGTGCCGATGCGCCTCGCCGAGCTGATGCTTGAGGCAGGTCTTCCTGCCGGTGTCCTGAACGTCATCAACGGCGACAAGGTGGCTGTCGATGCGATCCTGCATCACAAGGATATCAAGGCCGTCAGCTTCGTCGGATCGTCTGACATCGCACAATATGTCTACGCCACCGGCGCCGCCAACGGGAAACGCGTGCAAGCGATGGGCGGCGCGAAGAACCACGGCATCATCATGCCAGATGCGGATATGGACCAGGCCGTCAAGGATATTGTCGGCGCGGCCTACGGCTCGGCCGGCGAACGCTGCATGGCGCTGCCGGTTGCCGTCACGGTCGGCAAGAAAACGGGCGACGAATTCGTCGAGCGCATGCTCGACGCAGCGCGCGGCCTGAAGGTTGGTATCTCGACCGATGCGGATGCGCACTACGGCCCGGTCGTCTCGGCCCAGCACAAGGCGAAGATCGAAAGCTATATCCAGATGGGCGTCGATGAAGGCGCCACGCTCAAGCTCGACGGCCGCGGGCACACGCTGCAAGGCCACGAGAACGGCTTCTTTGTCGGCCCGTCGCTGTTCGACAATGTGAAGCCCGGCATGCGGTCCTACCAGGAGGAAATCTTCGGGCCGGTCCTGCAAGTCGTCCGGGCGGAGTCGCTCGAGGAAGCCGCCGCCCTCGCCACCAACCATCAGTACGGGAACGGCTGCGCCATCTTCACCTCCAACGGCCGCGCCGCGCGCGAGTTCGCCGCGCAGGTGAACGTCGGCATGGTTGGCATCAACGTGCCGATCCCCGTGCCGGTCGCCTACCACACGTTCGGCGGATGGAAGCGCTCCGCCTTCGGCGACACCAACCAGCACGGCCCGGAAGGCATCAAGTTCTGGACCAAGATCAAGACAGTCACCCAGCGCTGGCCGGATGGCGATGTCGGCGACCAGGCCTTCGTCATCCCGACGATGGGGTAG
- a CDS encoding glycosyltransferase, producing the protein MIVILSTFNGQSRLRDMLDAMLRVRIPAGTSFHVVDNDSEDDSFALLESYADRLPLVLYKQSVRGKNHCLNLVLDAVADTLDPRELVVFTDDDILPTAEWLEELQLAAHANPEFDVFAGRILPHWPSTGNDHLAPVRAHFGILFSLTSQAEGPCKCALAWGPNMAVRASLFQAGIRFDPKFGPNGGIGYPMGSETELMERLEASGHRAWFAERASVRHMIRAAQLDLSSVIQRAFRHGYGVGWRQQRRKGRAVLLVSLWSATRGVVAARIRRALAPKANPLLHDFREAWAIGFAQGTLYAYRRARAARKFAEQFPERRSSVRTQLSD; encoded by the coding sequence ATGATCGTCATCCTCTCCACCTTCAACGGTCAGAGCAGGTTGCGCGACATGCTCGACGCCATGCTCCGTGTCCGGATTCCTGCAGGCACCTCCTTCCACGTCGTCGACAATGACAGCGAAGACGACTCGTTCGCCTTGCTTGAATCCTATGCTGACCGGCTGCCCCTCGTGCTCTACAAACAGTCCGTACGCGGCAAGAACCATTGCCTCAATCTCGTTCTGGACGCTGTGGCCGACACGCTCGATCCGCGCGAACTCGTGGTCTTCACCGACGACGACATTCTGCCCACGGCGGAATGGCTGGAAGAGCTGCAGCTGGCAGCGCACGCCAACCCCGAGTTCGATGTATTCGCCGGCCGTATCCTGCCACACTGGCCGAGCACCGGGAACGACCACCTGGCGCCGGTACGTGCCCATTTCGGCATCCTCTTCTCGCTGACCTCGCAGGCCGAAGGGCCCTGCAAATGCGCGCTCGCCTGGGGCCCCAACATGGCAGTCCGCGCCAGCCTGTTCCAGGCGGGCATCCGCTTCGATCCGAAATTCGGGCCGAACGGCGGGATCGGCTATCCGATGGGGTCGGAAACCGAGCTGATGGAGCGGCTGGAAGCCAGCGGACACCGCGCCTGGTTCGCGGAACGCGCCAGTGTCCGCCACATGATCCGTGCTGCCCAGCTCGACCTCTCCAGCGTCATCCAGCGCGCATTCCGGCACGGCTACGGCGTCGGTTGGCGCCAGCAGCGCCGGAAGGGCAGGGCCGTCCTGCTCGTCAGCCTCTGGTCTGCCACCCGCGGCGTCGTCGCGGCACGCATCCGCCGGGCGCTGGCGCCGAAGGCGAACCCGCTGCTGCATGATTTCCGCGAAGCCTGGGCGATCGGCTTTGCGCAGGGCACCCTCTATGCCTACCGCCGGGCACGCGCGGCGCGGAAGTTCGCCGAACAGTTCCCCGAACGTCGCAGCAGCGTCCGCACCCAGCTTTCCGACTGA
- a CDS encoding oligosaccharide flippase family protein, translating into MSLVIPFPASQGRADLARKFGWTSLASIVQMLAGLASVIVLTRFLAPSDYGLYGIAIMAIAVGEVLTGGVLSSPIEQKADVSRADLNSAFWANLGLALLCSAITLPVAALAANAAGFPQALPVIAAACMLMLITAAGIVPESLLRRQQAFRPLARVGMVSALTGLGAGIALAAMGTGVWALIGLEVVRRLVLVTANFNLSRWRPDGGLDLASVRSTLPFVSGMLAANALGRIDRLAPQIAATVFFGPTGLGLLAVATRIADQIQAFVAQPVGAMALPVLSDAARDTGRFHGLMADAWRAIAITSFPMLAGFAAIAPLLVPMAVGDAFASVGLISAVTVLAHIRVVSSKVNIAATQAAGKALTASASIAVSVAAHILLLFVLAPLGILAIALASLLRGWLTWPFAAAFVKSTTGFALLRQAAILVPPFAASLVMGAAVYAALPFLAAHLPAIAALALLVAGGIVLYAVVLWLFDPWVRRALASGQLRRLIRRGRPA; encoded by the coding sequence GTGAGCCTCGTGATTCCCTTCCCCGCCAGTCAGGGCAGGGCGGACCTTGCCCGCAAGTTCGGCTGGACCAGTCTTGCTTCGATCGTGCAGATGCTGGCCGGCCTCGCCTCGGTGATCGTGCTCACGCGCTTCCTCGCGCCGTCCGACTACGGACTGTACGGCATTGCCATCATGGCCATCGCTGTAGGCGAAGTGCTGACCGGCGGCGTTCTCTCCAGCCCGATCGAGCAGAAGGCAGACGTCTCTCGCGCGGACCTCAACTCGGCATTCTGGGCCAATCTCGGCCTCGCGCTCCTCTGCAGCGCCATCACGCTGCCGGTCGCGGCGCTCGCAGCCAACGCCGCAGGGTTCCCGCAAGCTCTGCCGGTGATCGCCGCCGCCTGCATGCTGATGCTGATCACGGCCGCAGGCATCGTGCCGGAAAGTCTGCTGCGCCGCCAGCAAGCCTTCCGTCCGCTCGCCCGCGTCGGCATGGTCTCCGCCCTTACGGGCCTCGGCGCGGGCATTGCGCTTGCGGCCATGGGCACCGGTGTCTGGGCCCTGATCGGCCTTGAAGTCGTGCGCCGGCTCGTCCTCGTCACAGCCAATTTCAACCTTTCCCGCTGGCGTCCGGATGGCGGCCTCGATCTCGCCAGCGTGCGGTCGACGCTGCCGTTCGTTTCCGGCATGCTCGCCGCCAACGCACTCGGCCGGATCGACCGCCTCGCCCCTCAGATTGCGGCCACCGTGTTCTTCGGTCCCACGGGTCTTGGCCTGCTCGCCGTCGCGACCCGGATTGCGGACCAGATACAAGCCTTCGTCGCCCAGCCCGTCGGCGCGATGGCGCTGCCCGTCCTGTCAGATGCCGCCCGCGACACCGGCCGCTTCCACGGCCTGATGGCAGATGCCTGGCGCGCCATCGCGATCACCAGCTTCCCGATGCTCGCCGGCTTCGCGGCGATCGCACCCTTGCTGGTGCCCATGGCCGTTGGCGACGCCTTCGCCAGCGTCGGCCTGATCTCTGCCGTCACCGTGCTCGCGCATATCCGCGTCGTCTCGTCCAAAGTGAACATCGCCGCCACGCAGGCCGCTGGCAAGGCGCTCACCGCCAGCGCTTCGATTGCCGTCAGCGTCGCCGCCCACATCCTGCTTCTCTTTGTTCTGGCACCCCTTGGCATCCTTGCGATTGCGCTGGCTTCCCTTTTGCGCGGCTGGCTGACCTGGCCGTTCGCGGCAGCCTTCGTGAAATCCACCACCGGCTTCGCCTTGTTGCGGCAGGCTGCGATCCTCGTGCCGCCGTTTGCCGCGAGCCTGGTGATGGGCGCGGCCGTCTATGCTGCCTTGCCATTCCTCGCGGCCCACCTGCCGGCGATCGCTGCGCTCGCGCTGCTCGTCGCCGGCGGCATCGTGCTCTACGCGGTCGTGCTCTGGCTCTTCGACCCCTGGGTGCGCCGCGCCCTCGCGTCCGGCCAGCTGCGCCGCCTCATCCGGAGAGGGCGGCCCGCATGA
- a CDS encoding enoyl-CoA hydratase/isomerase family protein — MTTYKTITFEQKGRIALVTLNRPDSLNALNAEVMSEVVDCFVAIDRNKDIAVSVLTGAGRAFAAGADIKEMQPQSFADMYVEDYFAGWDRFAASRKPVIAAVNGFALGGGCELAMMCDLIIASDKAKFGQPEIKLGVTPGMGGSIRLTKAVGKAKAMDMVLTGRMIDGAEADRIGLVSRVVPHDTLMEVAMGAANEIAAFSVPSLMAAKEMVGRALELPTTEGVKFERRLFQGLFGTADQKEGMAAFSEKRAPSFKDS; from the coding sequence ATGACGACTTACAAGACCATCACCTTCGAACAAAAGGGCCGCATCGCCCTCGTCACGCTGAACCGGCCGGACAGCCTGAATGCGCTCAACGCCGAGGTTATGTCGGAAGTCGTCGACTGTTTCGTCGCCATCGACCGCAACAAGGACATCGCCGTCAGCGTGCTGACCGGGGCAGGGCGCGCCTTCGCCGCCGGTGCTGACATCAAGGAAATGCAGCCACAATCCTTCGCCGACATGTATGTCGAAGACTACTTCGCCGGCTGGGACCGGTTTGCCGCCAGCCGCAAGCCCGTGATCGCGGCGGTCAACGGCTTCGCCCTCGGCGGGGGCTGCGAACTCGCTATGATGTGTGACCTGATCATCGCATCCGACAAGGCAAAGTTCGGCCAGCCCGAAATCAAGCTCGGCGTCACGCCCGGCATGGGCGGCTCCATCCGCCTCACCAAGGCCGTGGGAAAGGCAAAAGCCATGGACATGGTGTTGACCGGCCGGATGATCGACGGCGCCGAAGCCGACCGGATCGGCCTGGTCTCCCGCGTCGTGCCGCACGACACGCTGATGGAAGTCGCCATGGGTGCCGCCAATGAGATTGCCGCCTTCTCCGTGCCGTCCCTGATGGCGGCGAAGGAAATGGTCGGCCGCGCTCTCGAACTTCCGACCACGGAGGGTGTGAAGTTCGAACGCCGCCTGTTCCAGGGCCTGTTCGGCACCGCCGACCAGAAAGAAGGCATGGCCGCCTTCAGCGAGAAGCGTGCACCCAGCTTCAAGGACAGCTGA
- a CDS encoding GFA family protein produces MRRFDVTVTGGCQCGAVRYRTDVMLDNAHLCHCRMCQKAVGNIFAALVATPNVNLVWTRGTPAVFQSSAHAERGFCRDCGTPLFYNSLDNDRINLTIGSLDDPDQFPAQGQVGVESRVAWFASIAAFEEGQVTGAGDDADWAASIRASSRQHPDRDTPD; encoded by the coding sequence ATGCGCCGGTTTGACGTCACGGTCACCGGCGGTTGCCAATGCGGCGCCGTGCGCTACCGCACGGACGTCATGCTAGACAACGCCCACCTCTGCCATTGCCGCATGTGCCAGAAGGCGGTCGGCAATATCTTCGCGGCGCTCGTCGCGACACCAAACGTGAACCTCGTCTGGACGCGCGGCACACCGGCTGTCTTCCAGAGTTCTGCCCATGCCGAACGCGGCTTCTGCCGCGATTGCGGCACGCCGCTTTTCTACAACAGCCTCGACAACGACCGGATCAACCTGACCATCGGCTCGCTCGACGATCCGGACCAGTTTCCCGCGCAGGGCCAGGTCGGCGTCGAATCGCGGGTTGCCTGGTTCGCCAGCATCGCTGCCTTCGAAGAAGGCCAGGTCACCGGCGCTGGTGACGACGCCGATTGGGCGGCTTCGATCCGCGCGTCGTCGCGCCAGCATCCGGACCGTGACACACCGGACTGA